Genomic segment of Candoia aspera isolate rCanAsp1 chromosome 2, rCanAsp1.hap2, whole genome shotgun sequence:
GCTGACTTCATGCACAGCACCAAATGAACTggagaagtattttaaaaatgtggtatTATATtcaaaaaaatcatttctgtCTCTCAGACAACATTTTACAATTGCTAGAAATAACAGTAAATTAACACCCAAACTTGATAATAGCCCATACAGAGTTTGGAACAAAACTTGGACATCTATGGCTAtgacatttaaagaaaaaggatttgTAAGTGCCATACTGAAATATGTACAGTAGTGTAATATCTAAAGAAATACACTACAGGTATGCCTGGACTGGAACATGTGGGAAAAAACTGAGTTAATTAAAATAAACgatttcatttaaaatactcTTTCTGGTTGCTTCACCATTAAGCCTCTCAACTTGAACATGCACCATAACCTTCAGATTATAACTTGGGTTCGCACAACTAGAATACTTCTCTGTTCGGATCATTACCTGTACACAGAAAATGAGCATTAGATGGAAACCTGGCCCAGAATATTTTACCCCTGATCCCACCCCCACTGCTGAGATTTATTTTGCATAGAGGAGCATTCAAGCCTAGGCTTCCCCTACCCCTGGCAATCTAAAATGGTACGGTCTAGATACAGCTTTACTATGTAATGAAATCCAGGCCGGGGGGCTGAGGACAGTTGACAGCATCATCCACAAAACAAGATGGGgatgatttaaaatgaaaaagcagcaaCAAGCAGAGCAAATGCAGCTTTTCCACCACTGTTTCAACCATCTCTTCTCCCAGTTATCTTGATTCTTGAGCGGCTGTCCCAAGGAGAAAACTTTCAGCAGAAGCTGCTGAAGATATTTTCCTGCCCAAGGCGAGCCATCAAAATAAAACCTCtcatatataaaagaaaacaaatgtttgtCTAAGAGTTTGTTCCAGAATGAGTCCCTCCAATTCTGTTCTCTTCTGATGGGCAGTAGATAAATACAGGCAGATAAGGACTTTTCACTAGGGGCTATAATGAAATAAGCAAAATCCCTGGCATCAAAACTAATTTGGTGACATTCAAGAACAATCTAAGTCTCTCTTTGCAGCTAAATTATATGCACCTATGTGCCATCTTCTTCTCTATTTGCTAGATGGCTATAACATTCTTAAGTGAAATATGGTTGAGGGATTTATTTCAATCTCCTTGAAAATacccaaagaaataataaattgagTCACTAACCATCTTCTCAGTTGGTTTTTATAGGATAATTTAATTCATAATATAAATGCATGGATCACAGTAGTTCTTCGTAGTGCCcacttttctcttgttttattcCTGCCCTACGGTGGAATTATCTGTCATTGTCTGGACTGGTCTAAAAGCCAGcgtggtgtactggttaagatgctggagGATCAGGTTCCAGCCCATCATCTGTCATAGAAGCTCAGGGGTgacttgggccagccactttctctcagcccaacctaccttgcagaGTTTGGGTAGGGAGAAACTGAAGATAAGACTGCTATGTCCACCACCgtgagttcctgaaggaaagggAGGCCTTATGTTGcataaatgaataagtaaatatggttggcaccatagcaccccttattaattctgattttacctcatttatgtttttagattgtaatttaggttctttatatctttattattacttttactgtaaaccgcccagagtcccccgttgggggagatgggcggtgatataaatttaaataaatttaaataaataaaaataaataaaaataaataaacagatttctTAGAATGGGGAAATTGCATTTCTTACTCTAAGAAACAATTCATCAGCAACAGAACAACAAAGTACCCTAAAATAGACAGGTATTAGGCAGGGGAGTCCATGGTGGGGGTGgtatgtgtcaaaaaagtcaagatggcaatcatgaccatgtgattgaagcccagcCCCTTGTATATCGCACACATGTACAAAGAGACAGAACTTCAATATCATGGTCATGATCACCATCTTGAGTGTTTTGACCACCCCTACCCCCTGGATGCCATTGCTTTAGGCCTgcctaagaaagaaaaaatattgcttCTCACGCTCATCTTCACTTCAGGCTCTGTGGAGAGGCTGTACACAGGAATGAAGGAAAGAAATACTCAAACAGTGCTCATTTGTGATTTGAACATAGCCCAAATCATCAAGCTGAAACTTTGAATATGTTTCCACAACAGCCAACTAATTTCCTAATTTGTTGGCCTGGCATGAAAATTACCATTTAGCTTTAACTGCCCAAGGAACTAGAGAAATCAAGGGGCTAAGAAGGATGATGGCCTGAGGACCACACTATGGTTTCTGCCCTTCCTAAGGGCTATAGAGGTGCTGGGCATGTGGTCACTGGAGTGGGACTGACATTTTCAGGGGCCATTTCAATGTACTTGGGAGGGTGTTGAAGAGGGTGAAATGTCTCCTTTGCCCCTTAAGACCTTGGAAAGAAGGAGATAAATTAGCCTGATTTGGGTGGGAGGGAATTAAGGGATGTAATGGGGTGATGGCTTTGCTTCTTAAGTCCtctgaaacataaaaaaatattgCCCTTTTCTCATTAATGCTttcttctacagcagtgtttctcaaccttggcaagtgtacgatgggtggacttcaactcccagaatgccccagccagcatgatcttaaactcgccaaggttgagaaacactgctctacagcctGGAGTGACACAGGACAAGGCCCTCTCTCACACCCAACTTAGATGCTGTTCTAAGCAAGCCTATCTTAAGAAGCACCAATTCTACAAGTCTTAATTCTAGGACTTGTTCCTAAAAAGTGGCGGATaagttggctggggatgatgggagctgaaatccaataCAGCTGAAAGACACTTGACCGGGGTACGGGAATGCTCTCCTCAGAACACCTCCTTTGGTTTAACTTCTCTAATCTAGTTCTTTCCCTCTGCTTTGCTGTTTTCCACTtcactatttatttacttattaaatttatatagctgcccatctaactTCTGTGACTTTTTAAATGTGTGCATGTTAATACATTTACTATTAACCACATAACCCACTATAATAATGTCTTGGGAGGCAGGATATTAATATTTAAGCAAGTCAGATATATCCGTCTGCCTTTTGCAGAAAAGTCCTATTTTCATATACACCTAGATGTTTcgttcaagggggaaaaaacaggatgggggggggggaactagcTAGCTACATTTGCTCAGGTGAAAAATGGGAAAACATGAATGATGCATGTAAGACCCTTAGGCACTGACTAGGCATGATACAGGAGGCACATAAAGTCtctgacttttattttttttaatgcagctgcagagctttgaattttatttaaaaacaggagACAGAATGCTTTACTCTTTTCCTCATGGGCTGCTGGTTTGTGAAAAATCAGTTCCTACAGCTATTTCTCTCCTCACAAGACTTGTTGCATTTCCCCTCATAAGTGGAATAATTCTATTAGAAATGATTAAATGGCTTCCccacatcattctaggcaaattCTAAGTCCCCTTAACAACTGCTGCACtaaattaagggaaaaaatgggGGCCATACATTACACTTAATTGGCCCTCAAGGttcaaaaacattttgtttttttttcattactggTTAATTCCAAAAtgtcctcttctcttctttcattttgtCAAGAGGAAGCCTCCAGCAAATAGAGCCTATCACTACACTCCCAGTGCTGTGATGTCATCCCTTGTGACATCATATTTCAGTTCTTCTAGCAGTTGAGAAATGAGTAAGGAGAGAGAATTAAGGCTCACAGGCCAGGACAAGCAGGATGCTCCTGCTTGGCAGACTTCTGAGCTCTGATTGGTGAGAAGAACTATATTTCTCTTGTTGGGGGCACAAGAAGGCCCTGGGGCCAGCACCATTCTTCATGCCAGATATTTATAGAACATCTTCTCCATGACTCTTTGGCAATCACTTGATTACCCATTCAAAATAATTCTGTAAAGCAGCTCAAATATCTTGGAATAAAGCTAGCTAGCATTCATGCCACAATGTAAGCACTGCAATATTGCATCAGAGTGAATTGTTTAGTGAGTAGTATAAAATATACGATTTGCTAACTATGATTGTACTGCTGCATTCATGCAAAAGATCAGGAAGTGGCAGCAGATGGTTAAAAATGGCTTCAAAGAATCCCCCTCCCCCAGTGTGTCAAGGAAATCCAAGGCCAGATcttactgcattaaaaaaaaacctggatatTCCTAATGGTTTCATGAATAGCCCTCTATAAGAGGGGGGTCATGTTCATGTACATAAGCCAGGAATGGGGAACCTGAAGTCCTCCATATGTGCTTGAAGTGTAAATCCCAGAAGCCTTGGGCGCCATAGCCAGTGGTGAGGATGCTGAGCTTTTCAGGTTCACAACTTCTGAAGAGGCGTGGGTTCCTCTTCCCTGGCATAAGCCTCCAGGCATCTGACAACAGCATCTTATACGTGAGCACAAAGCTACTCATCTCCTCTAATATCCTTCAGTTGGGAGTTCACTGCCTATCAGTTTGGAGACGTAAAAAATGTAGTTGCTGTCTACAATAGCCAAACAGCGTATCTGAATTGCATGGTTTCATTCCGCTTTCATGTTTTTAAGAAGAAaccaaggaaataaaaataaatgcatgcacaTTTCAAATGTGATGCAGGTACAAAATACAACAACGTTGCTGAACATGACCACACTAACGTCAAATCATTGAGAGTTAATAAACACCACACTCATggaccaagatttttttttttcttagcaatcTGTGGTACAGTCACATTTGGGGTTGGGGTCTTGAGACACAGGTTGCTGATAGATAACAATAAGGCCATGGAGTTGGGGAGCTGAGAGGAGCAGGCTGAAGCAGGGGGCTGTAACCCTCCCTCAGCTGCCCTTTTTCCCCAGTGCTCTTCTCCAGCTGGTCTTCTCTCAGCCAGGCTCCAAGACCAGAAATAAACCTGCCTACAAAGTGGTAAAGGTGGATGCATTATCCTGCTGTTACCTGCTGGATTTctgctaaagaaaataaaaatcacccCCAACATTCCTGATTGCAACTTTCTGACCACAATACATTAAGAGGTGCAGATCTGCCTCTGGCATAGGTAGTTCCATCTGGCGTTAATAGTATTTGTATCTTCAGTTAGCTGCTACTAATGCATTTATATCAGGAATCACTGAGCTGCTTCCATTCAGGTCGGTGAGCCTGACCTGACCTTGTATAGCAGCCGAGATCACAACATTTGTTGTTAGTTTTGAAGGTGTCACACAGATCTGATTtactgtagatatagatagatcAATAGATCTAGATCTAGAATAGATCAATACagccattctgatttttttttttgtccaataAAATGAGAGCCTTAATCTTTTAGGGTTTGGAATGCCATATAACAGAGGACTGAAGCTGAAGGGGCCAAGTATAACTGAGTAACTTTTTCCTCTCATGTAAGTTACTAGGGGCAGAACCATCAGCACACTTAAATATAGGAAACAATGGGAAAGATATTCAAAAAGGCAAgattcctttggggggagggggcaggtaaATGGAGTTTCATATCCCGaacaattctatttatttataaaccttccccaggaattgtacaatttaaaagagaatatgATACCTCTGTTTGGTAGAACTTTCCAATAATCAGTTATAGAAATCTACAACAGAATTGTGATTCGCTATTCCACTGTACACACTGTTCAGTCCTGTTCCCAGTTCTATAAACACAAAATTAGCCTTCTCTTCTCTTGTTTCCATGCAGTGTGACCCTCTCTACCAGCCCTCAGACTGAGAAAAATATACATCTCTCGAACATTTGTGACATGTGGTATTATCAAATGCACGTtgtttacattttctttaaaaaagacagACAATAAAACAAGGTATTTAAACAAGATGAGCCGCTTATATCAAGTTCAGTGAGCGCCAAGATGAAAGCAGGATACATTTACACAGAAACAAATTACCGTAAACATCCAGGTTTAGTCCTGGTCCTGGATAGGCACATGGAGCATAATGgtttggaaggaaggagaaacaggCTGCCTGAATCTCCACCCTCCCCCATCGCAATACTGGAAACATCTCAGAGCTTTCTGGTTAGCCTAAAGGCTCAATGACGTTGGGGTAACAGGATTTTCATTCGTTCTTTATTTGCAGAGATGTGCACTCTGCGCTCTTCTGTATCATTGCTGGGAGAATTCCCCACCACTGACTGATAGCCAGAATGCagcaatttaagaaaaaaatgcaagaacatGAGGAGTTGCCCTCATATTCCAAGCAGTTCTGTATCCAACCCTCTTAGCCTTCAGAGGTTGGCACTGTAGCatgtaaacatattttaaaagagagGTTGGCTCCCAAAGGCTCAGAGGTTGAGCAGCCTCCCCACTCAAGGAGCCAGGAAGAGTAAGGAAATGGAGACAAGGAAAAGAAGGGTGACAAAGGCTTTTCTTTCATGCATTTGCTTTGATTGTTTTTGCCTGACCGCTCCTCTATTATGATGAGAATGTTCTCAAGGGAGGTGCAGTAAAGGGGAAGACGGAGTCTCTCGGTGGTTGAAATATACGAACTGGAGCTCCCCTCAATTCTTCGTCAAAAGGGTGGGGGCACTTTGGCTCCCTCTTGCTGATGACATCTGAATGCAAACCCAAGTACCTTCTGGACCCactgtttttcctctttctctacaCAAAGGGTCCCAGATCTGAGTAAAGAAAGCATTGCTGTGTGATTTACTTTTCAATTTTGCAGCCAGCAGACCCAGAGAAAACAGAGTGGTTGCAAGCCACACTGGAATTTCAGGTAAACAGAATAAATGGTTCAGGCATGGAGGAGTACTTCCAGagaagagcagagcaaaggctaAGGTGTCTTCTTATCAGACAGCTTAGGGTCGCCTTTTACGGCAGTGTCCTTATTTCGGCCACTTTAGTGATGACCACAAACTTTTTTTGTTGGTTCTGGCCactttttttcatattattattattattattattttcttccattgtttGTTTCTGACAAACAATGGTGAGAGTGTACAGTATTAAAAACTAGGTTTTATAGTGCTACTTTCCATTTATCTGCCAAGACAAACCAATAACTGAGAAGAAGGGATAACGTGAGGTCAACCTCCATGGGCCACAAGACTTAGCATTCatctcccacccccaaaaaaacctcACCTTGTAAAAATGAGATGAATGCACCTCTTACTATTTTCTTATTCTTGACTGAGCTGAGGCATTACAAATATTTACACTGTCAACAGAacaaaaaatcctggaagaaagaaaaatgaattggAACAGGAGAGAATTACTCTTGGCCCAGTCTCAGCCTTGCAATCTTTTGGCATTTCAGGGGAACTTGTAAGCCTAGGGAAGGAGTATTACCTCACACGAGGTGGCACCAGGCCATTCCCTCTGATGGCCACTGTTTAAAAGAACTGTTACCACACAAACATTTAagagaaaaatagaggaaaacTAAGGTAACAAGTTAAACTGTGATAtgtgtttgcttttgtttctttgtcttgTCTTCCCTGTATACAATGGAAAAAATGAACTCCATGTCTGCATAAATTATAAGATTGGCAGATGACCCCCCTCTCCCTTTTCCCTACCCTACATGCAGTGCCCAAGAATAAATAGAGGGGGAAAACCCTCTCCAGCCCCCAGATAGGCAAAGTTAACAGAGGGTGGGTGCATAAGGAGGCTTTCAGCGGCAGTACATGCACACAGGCTGAAGAATGAGGTTTGAACTGGACTTGGAGTAGCTCAGTTTTATCACGGAGTAGTCACTACCCCTAAAGTCCCACTCCTGGTCCTGGGGTACAGTCTGGATCCATGCCCTCCACTTCATGGTCCTCTAGGCCTCAAACGAAAGCTTCTCTCCAAATAGCACCTCACTTCCATAAGTAGACTTCTTGATGAGGCCTGCCTTTTTGGTTGCAAATGTATCTAAGAAGCATCCCTCTCTCCCTATTATTGTTCCACCAGGTTCCCAGAGCCAGACTGGAGCAGCATCTTCTCAGAGGCTGTGTTGATAGAATCAGCCTCACAAAACACACCAGCATAGCTTGTTCCCACTGTCTGTAATGTCCACAGGAGGCCACTATCTTGCATTCCCTGAGCTTTCTGGGCAGTAGGTCTTAAAAGTTCAGCCTAATGTGTGCAGGAGGAGAGGGGGACTTAGCAATGTCCAGCACTTTGGCCCTTGGCTTACCTTTCCATAGATCTAAGGACAAACAAGTGTGCTATGGGAAACTAGAAGGCCTGGGGAATTGAGATATGGGGAATTGAGGAGCTGGAGAGGGGCTTCCCTGACACTTTCCCCCACCCGTGTTTCCCATGCATATTGTCAAAGGTTTGTCAACAGCCAGCATCAGTTGTTGGTTTCACCTTCTTCCTCATCAAAGGACTGGACTCCAGATGACGTAACATCAGAGACCTTGCGGCTAAGGGCAGCAGGCTCTGCCTCCTCTCTGGGCGAAAGGGACTCCAGATCCCGGCATACAACATCGTCCTCCTCTGGAGACGGTTTCTTGTTCAACAGGGGGGCTTTCTCCAGCAAGGGGTTCCCTTCCTCCTCTGGGTGAACTCCCACAAGAGTGCTGGATTCCGCATTTCCCTCATTACCAGCACTATCATCACCACTAGGAGCTGTCTGAGCTGGCCATACATCTACAAGGCCAGTATTTGGGAACACAGCCTGTTGCGCTTGCTggtgttgttgctgctgttgctgctgttgcatTTGCAACAGTTGGTGCTGCTGGATAAGGTTGTTCTGGATCAAAACACTTTCCTGCAGGTTAGTCTGGGactcctcaaagttctggccgagATAAGAGCCAGCAGCTGGGGAAGCAATGAGGGACTGATCACTGGTTTCCCATGCATCAGATGAACCCAGGCAGTACATGCCTTGTGAGACGTAAGAGTGAGGCCAGCTGTCATACTGCACCTGGGCCAGGTGATCTGCACAAAGAGGTaggaagagaagaataaaaatgagagagagagagagaaaaaaaggagaatcaGAAAAGGCAGAAGTGAAGAAGATACAGGAAAAGTTTAAGCAAGAAGGTTATGTGGCAGGAAGGCAAGCTTGCTCAGCAGTTGCCTGAGGAGGTTGCAAGAGGACACATTTTACAACAAACATCCCTTAGTATTGTTATTTacacagctgttttttttaatccattcaatcgtgtctgattctcagtccctgcagttttcttggcaagttttttgcagaagtggtttgcgatTGCCTCCTTcttgagagagggagactggcccaaggtcacccagctggctttgtgtccaagacgggactagaactcccggtctcccagtttctagcctggtgccttaaccactagaccaaactggctctctacacaGCTGTTAGACTCTCTGTATCTCACAGCTGTGTGGATGCATTCATGATTGATACCTAGGTACTAAAATCCTTATTAATCCAGTGTACAGATCAAGTGAATATGGATTGAGAGtacatattcatttcatgtgtttaTGAAATGTTGATGCCTGGATTGAACCATAACCTATTGGGCTCCAGGGAGCTGCCCTAGGAGATTCTAGGATGTCTTcagacttttttccccccccagtGATCCTAAACAAGACTAAAAGATCCAAGAGAGGAAAGAGATCTGAGTACCAGAGAAGGCCATGGAGGATGCCAAACTGCTACCAAATACATCACTCATACCACCATCATCCTGAAGCAGCTCTGAGGCTAGGGAGTGAAAGACTAAGACTGAAATTGCATCCAGCTCTGCCCTAATCCAGGAGTGCAAAAATTGCAAGTCTCATGCCTCATTTGTGGCcccaaagaggttttttttttttggtggctttTTTACCCTTTTTTCCAGTTATGAGGTAGGGATTTAATGGGAAAATTgcatccattaaaaacaaaacaaaacaacaacaacaacagaaagtaTCCCAAAAGCCCAGgccagttttcttttttcaagaatTTTTGTTGCAAAACTGGCATTTACTTTGCCAGTTATATTTCCCATGGACTCCCCTCCCAGGCTAAGAAAAATAGCTTTTGCTCCTAACTCCTCTTTCACTTGCTATTCCATCTATTTAGACTCTTCACCCTCTACTGATAAAGGAAATACGGCACTATATTTGGGGGAAGGAAGGACTTTAGCTACTACAAAAGCTCTTTCCCCCTGAAATTTGATCAGCTCCTTCCTTATTAGAGTCTAGAAAATCATTGAAAACACAATTGTTTAAGAGGGTCTTTGATTCTTAAATGGCaccatcttttttctttgccCTTTGTTTATTCTCTCTACAATTTCTGTTTTATGTTTATATAGTGTTTatgattttttatttgttgtgtaTTATACAATGGGCATTTTAATAGCATGCTTGTGACCCACTGAGAGTCTCTCAGCTGGGTTGAGTAAaacaatggaatgaatgaatgaatgaaaaataaaatgtaaaaataataaaataaaggaaggatggatggacagaaggaagaaaggaaattaaaagtgGCCCGGTCTACTTCTGCAGTAGGACCCTTCACATGCTACACAATGCCCACAAGCAGACTGAAGTTGTACATTCCTGGATGCCATCCTATCCTACTTTTTTGTATTGTTCCAAGACTTACTGTACATTAAATGCTACTTTTACCCAAAATATTCCTCTTATTTCTTTCCCTTTAACCATCCTTATTAAACTGTTCATAGaagattcttttttgttttcatagCAGTTTTATTTGCTTGACGAAGCATTATAGTAGTACTTTTGGTGTAAAGATaaaattcttaaaatatataattggattgttcatattttaaaatgatttagcTTGAACTAGCAATTTTCAAGAGATCCAAGTCCTACACGGTTTTCATGGAATAAATTAGAACTTCTTTTCGTGTAATACAATGGTGGTGATATTATGAGATTTGcttgtgcctttaaaaaaatgttaaagattCGATATTCAAAAACTTCTATTTCTACTGCTGATTAATTGCTTATTTCTTTAGCAATAAAGAAATCATCAATTAATAATGGTTACAATATTCTGCCACCTGTTTatcctgggaaaggaaggaatgcAAAAGGATATTTAGCTATCCCTCAACAATCTCTTTATGGACCCATTTGTTAAATGTGGATAACAAGTATGTGGCATTAAATGTAAACACATATTTGTAAACTTCTTGAATATTATGAATATACATATCAACTTGTTATGTGTACATGTATGCAAACTGTACACATTTTGACTGGAAAGTGGGCATGCCTGGCCATTATAGAATAGTTCTACCTTACTTCAAGTAGAAGGGTTCATCATCCTGAATGCTCTTCTTCAAACAAGTATCATCTGTTTGTTGACAATTAGTATGCCAGAGAGAAGGCTAGGCTACTAACTTCCAAGTTTGCTATTAAGAGAGATTTTCAGCCAGTCTGGAGGACATCCATGGAATCACATCAACCCCTATTTGTATTCTGAAGCAATATGATCAAGACACAAATTTGACCTAAATTCTCCAAAGTTTGAGGCACATAGAGACCTACCAGGTGGCGCTGGGGACAAATAATGAAAGTAGaggaaataatataatacaaaatacaagTTGTGCTTTAAAGTGCTCAGTGACTTAGACATATTAACTGAGTAATGGCTACAATAACCTTGTAACATGGGCCATTATTATCTTTCTGATATTGCAGAAGGGTTTAAAGCTGACAGGGGCTTCCTTAACATTATTTAATGTGCTCAGtgctgataaaacttttaaaagtagAACTTTCTAGCTTAGGGCTCACATTCTTAGCcactggtgaaaggtgaaaggtcccctgtgcaagcaccgagtcatgtctcaccctttggggggacaccgcttttgcgacattttcttggcagactatagcggggtggtttgccattgccttccccagtgtcaccttccccagcaagctgggtcctcattttaccgacctcggaaggatggaaggccaagTTGACCTGAGCTGCCTACTCGAGAATCCAGcgtctgctgggatcaaactcgggttgtggggagagtttcggttgcaatactgccgcctgcccctctgtgccacatgaggctataGCCATTATATTGcacaaataaatagaaagatcaCAACAGGGTAACCAAGACTGGTATACTTCCCCCAATCAGTATAGCCTTAGCCTTCTCTAACTGTCTTGTCAGAAAATTACCCGTCTCCCTATAGCTCTATGTCCATCTCCTGGAAGCCTAAGAGGAAAATAAATGCTCACTTGGATTCTCCATCATCTCTTGATAGTTTTCATTGTAGTTGCCAGCTTGATTTTCCTGGTTGGAATTGACACTTACATCCTCACCATCCATGGAAGACCAGGCCATCAGAGTGGCTTCTGAGATAGCAAACTGTTCCATCACCCCTGAATTACCAAAAGACAGAAAAGAGTGATGCAAACTCATTCCTTTCTTCCACCTGCCAATACATCTGGTGCTTCACTGTCTTTCTCTTCACTGTCTCACTATCCAATATCATGATTAATATCTTGCCTCAAAATTCCCACCCAGATCCtgaaattttatattttgaatggaTAATCTTATATCAGAATGGCTGCCATAGGTAGCCACTAATTCCTCATGCATATAAGAACATAGTCAAATGGCACAGGAATAAATCCCACTCTCTAAGCATTCAGCAAAATTTGCAAGTTGCTAAAAATACAGAATAGGAGTACAAAATTGCATAGTAAAACCATACATGATATCAAACCCAGAAATATGATCTATAATATTTAAGGAGGGAAAAGGAATAATTCAACTTACAGTCATTTTCAACTGAAATCTTTATTTGGTTTATTCATGACCAGGGAATAAGGTAGTGAAAAAATATTACTAATCTATACTGAGAGATTTTGAATGGGTCCAGATCTACTCCAGAATAAGTATATCCCTATCTTCTCTGAGATAACCCTTGGACTATTTTCAAACCACTTCAAATGCAAGAGGAGCAGATCAGAAATCATTATGTCCAAACATCTGAACACCCTCAGTCCATCTATGCAATTCAAAGAGAAGCAATATTCAGAATAAATAGATCCAGTTGAttctaatgaaataataataataataataataataataatagtaataataatgg
This window contains:
- the FAM131B gene encoding protein FAM131B, which translates into the protein MGCIGSRTVGNEVIAVDWKGLKDVDQINMDSTSSLHGSSIHRPSTEQTRTDFSWDGINLSMEDTTSILPKLKRNSNAYGIGALAKSSMSGALGISRSMKDHVTKPTAMGQGRVAHMIEWQGWGKGSSQQQQHTHETVRKDADAYSDLSDGEKEARFLAGVMEQFAISEATLMAWSSMDGEDVSVNSNQENQAGNYNENYQEMMENPNHLAQVQYDSWPHSYVSQGMYCLGSSDAWETSDQSLIASPAAGSYLGQNFEESQTNLQESVLIQNNLIQQHQLLQMQQQQQQQQHQQAQQAVFPNTGLVDVWPAQTAPSGDDSAGNEGNAESSTLVGVHPEEEGNPLLEKAPLLNKKPSPEEDDVVCRDLESLSPREEAEPAALSRKVSDVTSSGVQSFDEEEGETNN